TTGTGCTGCCACGATTAGATCAACGGAGTTATCTCCGCCGACTAGAGCAACCATTTGGTCTTCGGACATTGTTGTGGGAGTGTGATGGTAACTGATTCTTTCGTGTTTTACCGCTCGTTTTAACTGTGCTTCGTTTATGTCGGTTGCTGTAACTTTCTCGAAATACTCTGCAAGCTGCAATTAAATTAAACCATGGTAAATGTTGATTAACATTTTAGGTGAATAGTACAATGACAAATACCATTACAaatttgaaccaaacaaattttttgtttaataattataaatgaGGTAGATTagtaacttttattttctcaaaataaaacaagagaaatcaTGTTCTcaaaatgtgaaaatgttaataattGGTACTTCATTCATAATCATCACTAACATTAGACGTTAATAGTATCGATTGAGATAAATCTATGCTCTAATTAAATCATAAACTCATTAGAAAGAAGccattcatcttcttctctcctctcAACTAAAGCTAATAAATCCATAATTGTGTTCTTCTAGAGGGAttaaaacgacatcgtttgaGAGATCTAAGTGAAGCAGAGTACATAAGAAAGTGGAAACTTTTGGAACAAGATGGAAGAAGCTTACACCAATAGCTGCTTGACCGTTGCCAGTACCAACATCCCAAGCTGATTTGTGCTGACCGGTTCGAGCAGCAAGTTTCGTGAACCAATCGATCGGATATCTCGGCCTTGCGTTCTGGTAAGCATCCGCTAACTTATCCGACAAGGCagccattgtttttttctctgttttcttgttcttgttgttctaTTGCTTTGTATCTCTGTATTGGTCTATGAGAATTAAGTCACTcatgtgttgttgttatataCTGATTGTGGTTTTTGCAGTAGATGAGAAGAATGAGACCAAGTCAAGTTTTCAAAGTCAGCTCTGGCGACGAGTCTACTCCTTACCCCCAAGAATTGGTCCCCTCTTCAATTTTCCAAatcatttgaatttatttcttttttgctaCTCTCGTTGTATATAGTTGACTTTTCTTGAATCTCACTTGTCACACAACTACATTATCTTTTACGATTCTCAATCAATATATCTCTAATAATAGTATTCTGTTACAAATAGGAAATTAATTCAATAAAAATGCAAGATTCAATAATTTCCATTGTGAAAGACTGAAAGTCAAAGATCACAAGATATAAGACCAAACAAGctgttaaaattatttgaggcatatattataaagttgtaaatttacctttttttttccccacaatttacatttcttttcttatagGCCCAGTATTGTATGGGCTTTAATTGATGGGTCGTATTCGGTATTCAGGataaacaattatatttgGTATGAGTTTCGGTTTATCATCAATCAATATATTAGCTAATCTTCGCCGATTGAATCTTCATCATTCTCGATCAGTGGTTGTTACCtgagaaaccctagatttcaATTCCCAACACCTTAATTTTGTTCGACAAACCCAAGAAGATTCGATGGGTAAGAACGATTTTCTAACCCCAAAGGCGATTGCGAATCGAATTAAAGCCAAAGGACTTCAAAAGCTTCGATGGTATTGTCAGATGTGTCAGAAACAATGCCGAGACGAGAATGGATTCAAGTGTCATTGTATGAGCGAATCTCACCAGAGGCAGATGCAAGTTTTTGGGCAGAATCCGACTCGTGTTGTCGATGGTTACTCTGAAGAATTCGAGCAGACGTTTCTCGATCTGATGAGGCGGAGCCACCGTTTCTCTCGTATCGCTGCCACTGTTGTCTACAATGAGTATATTAACGATAGACATCATGTTCACATGAATTCGACGGAGTGGGCGACGTTGACGGAGTTTATCAAGCATCTTGGGAAAACTGGTAAGTGTAAGGTTGAAGAAACTCCTAAAGGTTGGTTTATTACTTATATAGATAGAGATTCTGAGACTTTGTTTAAGGAGAGGTTGAAGAATAAGAGAGTTAAGAGTGATTTAGCTGAGGAGGAGAAGCAAGAGAGGGAGATTCAGAGACAGATTGAGAGAGCTGCTGAGAAATTgaatggtggtggtggtgaaggTGAAACCAGTGGTAATGATGAAGTTGtggatgatggtgatgatgagaggaagaaagatgaagactTGAGGTTGAAGAGTGGGGTCAAGGTTGGATTTGCTCTTGGTGGAGGTGTTAAACAGGTTGCTACGGGTAAAGAGAGAGGGGAAAGCTCGAAACTTTTGTTTGGGGATGAAGAGAATGACAAGGTTGAGAGAggggagaagaggaagagaagtgGGGACTCCGGGAGGAGCGAGAAGGAGAGGAGATCAGCTTTGGATGAGTTGatgaaggaggaagagaagaagaaggagaggatGAATCGGAAAGATTACTGGTTGTTCGAAGGGATCATTGTGAAGGTGATGAGTAAGGCTTTGGCAGAGAAAGGGTATTATAAGCAAAAAGGTGTTGTGAAGAAAGTGATTGATAATTATGTTGGGGAGATCAAAATGCTTGATTCTAAACATGTGTTGAGAGTTGATCAAAAGGAGCTAGAGACTGTGCTTCCACAAATTGGAGGGATGGTGAAGATAGTGAATGGGGCATATCGTGGTTCGAATGCAAGGTTGTTGGGTGTGGATACAGAGAAGTTCTGTGCTAAAGTGCAGATCGAGAAAGGTGTCTATGATGGAAGAGTCATCAAGTCCATTGAGTACGAGGACATATGCAAACTTGCTTAGTTATATCTTTTAGACCATATCGGGTTTTACGATGCCTTGTATTTCTGCTTgaacctcttttttttatatacaagtGAAGCACTCTGTTTCCTGATAGCTAGCCGCGTTAAAAAGGTACTGCAGATGAATCTATTTCACACATGTTATTCGATCTGGTTTGTAGAACGAATTGTTTTATGTATGGCTACTGTGTAGTATCTTCGAGAAATCTTATGATGTTTTGAATGTGCGTTTGCAAACGAAGCTTGAATAGTAAACTCCAAGTACTGAGATGAAATGTCATGAAAGGCATGAAGTTAAACACATAGGCAGCCTAACTAGAATATTAGAAATGTTGCATTCGACATTTTAATAAAACCAAGTTATCCATTAACTTCTCTACTATATAAGATATCTTTGAAATTGTTCTCTGTTCTTTCATCTTTtcattctcttatttttctcggttctcttttctttctttcatacAAACATATCATATGTAACAAGTTATTCTATAagttaaatcatataaaaaggtttgagtttcttttgtcttatgattttagtttttaccaTCGAAATTATTGACCTAAACAAGTTCATAAATTTGGCGATCTAATTAAGTAAAGAAATTTCAATAAATGTAGGagactaattttttttcccccCCACAAACACTATTTTATTTAAGTAATCGGTAATAAACTCTCCGCTAGAGAAAGCCATTCAGGAACCGATGTGCTTTCATGGGAGAAAAGACTTTTTCGATCCCGAGCTTTTTTAGCTAAACAATCATCTCGAACAGTAAAACTACgaagaagaaatctaatatgaaaagaagaaaaaaacaaactaaagatCGATAGGAAGCCAATTCCGCTGCGAATGTCGGCTAATCGTCTTGGTTGTCAATGATAGAAATTAGGTCTGAACAATCTGAAGCAAAAGTACCAGAAGTATTGCTAATAGAGATCATGCATCTATTGCCCATAGCAAAAAGTCAAATTCTGCATGAAACGGTGATAAGCTTCGATGAGTACTCTTGATGCCAAGATGGAGGAGTAAGTCTTGTCCAACAAGGACTCATCCAACATGCCAAGTAGCATCAAGTTGACATTCAGGGAGCTGGGTTAGCGGGATTTGAGAAGAACTTAGGGGAGGAATTGAGCGTATGGGTGCATCTTCTGCTAGAGTTGCTTGTTTCCAAACATCTGCCTCTTGAAGAGCCAAAGTTAAAGTTTCAACAAGAGGTTTTCTAAAGTTCTAGAAGCGATTTCTACTTTTTCAGATATACCAAAGTATCCATGGAAAGAGTTCCAACACTTCTTCTCCGATTCCAAATTCCCGGCCACgccaaaaaagaaatcgaaATTATAGAAAAGGGACTTTCTAGGAAAAATATTCTGTGAGGTAGGAATATGCGATAATGCTCAAATCTGTCTCGAGGGTGGACAATGAAACTGGAGATGGTTGATAGTCTCTTCTGTTTAATCTGCATCGGGGGCAACCTTTATATGTACCCTTGTGACGATATGTCAATCTTTGACAAGTGGCTAAACAACCAGAGATACATTGCCACGCGAAATGCATAAGTTTCCGCGTAGTTTTAAGCTTCCATACTTGTGCTTGAAGTGCTGAAACACCTGGTCCCTGAAAAGGGGGGTCACAAGTAGGACGAGACATGTCACGTGCGGCCCAATATCCTGACTTAACAGTACAATTACCGGATTTAGTATAAGACCAGCTATAACCATCACTCAAGTAGATACCGTTTGGACGAATCTCTGAAATGAGGTGAAATATCAACGGGGTCGATCAATGCTTGGAGACGGTCTAGTTTCcacaaattttgtgttttggtcgATTAAACATTTACATAGAGTAGGGGATCTCTTATGTTAAGAATGCTCGTCGCGGACCGCACAAGGATGGTGGGAATCCATGGATCTTCTCATACACGGGTCAGCATTCCCGAACCTATGGTCCTCCGAAGTCCCGAGACAAGAAGAGGTTTGGCAGCTATGATGCTTCTCCATCCAACAGACGGACGATTTGAGGCTCCTATATGTAATGGATCACTATATCGAAAGTATCTCCCCCTCAAGACCCTACTCAAGAGAGAGTTTGGTACCCAGATAAGACGCTACCGTTATTTAGCTAAAAGAGCTAGATTAAATTCTTCTAGCGTTCTAAAGTCAAGATCGCCCTCAAAGTGTGGATTACAAAGCTTATCTCATACAATCCAGTGGATACCATTACtattttcattagttttttaCCAGAAATTTGCAATAACACTATTCAACTTTGAGCAAATAGCCTTAAAAAATAGAATGCACAACATAACATATGTCGGAAGGGCTTGTGCTATAGATTTTATAAGAACCTCTTTACCTTCTTTGGACAAGAATTTGGCTGACCAAGTATTAAGTCTTGAAACTTATCTCtcacaaataagaaaatttgggtttaaaataggaaaaaacTTGGGTTTTAGGTAGGAGAAAACTTGACCAAGTATCGACCACTGTTCTCATAATAAATGTAGGAGActgcaaacaacaaaaacagtgGCAACTAATTAATTGGGCAGGACTAGGAGGCAAATCCACAAGTCTTTAAAAAGCAATTCCTTTAGGTAGGCACTGAAAAagcaaacctttttttttttcttctttccggTTGGTCCACTGTTATATAAAGCTTGGTTGGTTCTTGACTTGGTTGTCAAAATCCTAAATcccaaataaacaaacagagaaaaaaggGAGAAATATTTAACAACAGTAGGAGTCTACAAGTCCACGGCTTGATCAATTTGTTCTTCATCTATTTCCTTATTCTCAGGGAAATCCAGGGTTTTTGAATTCgtactctctctctcgttgTCCCTCTCAAATCAGAAAAGTATCTgccttttttaaaattcattccCCTTCGATCTTTGCTTTTTCATCGCTGATTGTTCTTAAAAGGAATCTCTACTTTTTCAATAAGCATTAACATTGTCCGTTTCCTCATCTTTGGTTCTTCGATTCTCTTAAAGAGGATTTTATACTTGATTCTGTTGAAGCCCTTTTTCTGGGGTTTTGTCTGcgtttgtttccttcttctaaTCCAGAATTAAAACTAGCTCTCTGCGCTcaaagttttaagttttattcaAAGAGGTGTAAGCAAATTCTCCAATTGATGATCAACTGTTTAAAAGACTCAATACATGTTTTGATGAGTGTTTTGCTTTGTAAGATCCAGTGTcccttttttctgtttcatctGGAAGCCATTTATATGTGGCAAGTTAGCTGAAGTTGAAAACTGTTGTTTCAGCCactagtgatgatgatgatgatcatgaagAGATTCTCGAACATGTGGATGGTCTTACGAATGCTGAGGATAGAGAAGAAGTAGAtgcaaaggaagaagaaggtcaaATTGTTGGGGACACTCTCACTCTCAAAAGTAGTCTTCGAAAGGTTGATTCAAATTCAACAGAAGCTGagaagagggagaagaagaaggtacaATGGGTGGATGTGATTGGGAAGGAACTTGCTGAGATTCGAGAATTTGAACCTAGGTTGGTCTTCTATTGTTGAGAATATAAGAATGAGTTTGGTCATAAGGATTTTTTCTGATGGCAtcagatttgttttggtttcttttcatTAAGAATGAGTTCTTTAAGTTTTCATAAGTACTTGTTTTGTGGAGAATGATGTGATTCTTTCATTTTTGCagtgatgaagatgatattGATTCTGATCGAGGCAAAACCTGTGTTTGTATTATCCTGTGATCCGTCCACTTAAGTTTAACTGGGAGATTTAAGGCAAAAGACAAAGTTGGTGGCTTCAGCATTAAATTCCATATACATGGAGGTACATATAGAATCTGCATTTGTGTTCTATAGCCATTCTTAAGTTTGCACGCTTGAAGccatatgatgatgattcctGATTTAACACGGAagcattctttttcttcttctttagaagTGTTTAAAGTATAGGTCTTTAACTTCATTCGTTGCTTCAATCATTTAATGAAGTTCTTTCTCATTCAGATTGTGGAGCAAGTTTCAAATATAACAATTGCTATGCATCGATATCTAGTTCTGCGATTTAGTTCAAATGACTTTGATATCAGTGTGTTTGATCAATGTCTAAGTGACAGCTTACTTCAATTTGAGAGAAAACTATTGCTTGTTGTCTTTCACGCAGCCATTGTTTACATTTATAGTAAGAATTTCTGTATAGATATTGCTCTTGGTGTGTTAGCATAATTCTGTCAAACTCGAATCAAATGTTATCACTATTATATTTGGGTGCAAAAACAGCAAGTTTGATAGTGCAGACTATATCTCAAGGCTTAGGCTTTGGAGCACTTctgttttcaatttcttccACTTTACCAGAGGCTCAGTGAATTCCATCAAGAATGTGAATAGATCTGTGGTCCACAAGTATGTAATTGAAAGAAGTTTGTAGCACCCAAGAACTGGTTTAAGACTCATCTGTTCCAAAACTCACCGCTCAATCTGTTAGGAGCAAGAGGTGATTCATTCTTGATTTGGATCTCAGTATCTTTCCTGAGTTATTGTTTGCGGGCGACATA
This sequence is a window from Arabidopsis thaliana chromosome 1 sequence. Protein-coding genes within it:
- a CDS encoding DNA/RNA-binding protein Kin17, conserved region (DNA/RNA-binding protein Kin17, conserved region; FUNCTIONS IN: zinc ion binding; INVOLVED IN: biological_process unknown; LOCATED IN: intracellular; EXPRESSED IN: 24 plant structures; EXPRESSED DURING: 15 growth stages; CONTAINS InterPro DOMAIN/s: Zinc finger, C2H2-like (InterPro:IPR015880), DNA/RNA-binding protein Kin17, conserved region (InterPro:IPR019447), KOW (InterPro:IPR005824); BEST Arabidopsis thaliana protein match is: DNA/RNA-binding protein Kin17, conserved region (TAIR:AT5G51795.1); Has 1885 Blast hits to 1561 proteins in 251 species: Archae - 4; Bacteria - 25; Metazoa - 715; Fungi - 242; Plants - 160; Viruses - 13; Other Eukaryotes - 726 (source: NCBI BLink).); its protein translation is MGKNDFLTPKAIANRIKAKGLQKLRWYCQMCQKQCRDENGFKCHCMSESHQRQMQVFGQNPTRVVDGYSEEFEQTFLDLMRRSHRFSRIAATVVYNEYINDRHHVHMNSTEWATLTEFIKHLGKTGKCKVEETPKGWFITYIDRDSETLFKERLKNKRVKSDLAEEEKQEREIQRQIERAAEKLNGGGGEGETSGNDEVVDDGDDERKKDEDLRLKSGVKVGFALGGGVKQVATGKERGESSKLLFGDEENDKVERGEKRKRSGDSGRSEKERRSALDELMKEEEKKKERMNRKDYWLFEGIIVKVMSKALAEKGYYKQKGVVKKVIDNYVGEIKMLDSKHVLRVDQKELETVLPQIGGMVKIVNGAYRGSNARLLGVDTEKFCAKVQIEKGVYDGRVIKSIEYEDICKLA
- a CDS encoding uncharacterized protein (unknown protein; FUNCTIONS IN: molecular_function unknown; INVOLVED IN: biological_process unknown; LOCATED IN: endomembrane system; BEST Arabidopsis thaliana protein match is: unknown protein (TAIR:AT3G13480.1); Has 35333 Blast hits to 34131 proteins in 2444 species: Archae - 798; Bacteria - 22429; Metazoa - 974; Fungi - 991; Plants - 531; Viruses - 0; Other Eukaryotes - 9610 (source: NCBI BLink).), encoding MINCLKDSIHVLMSVLLSTSDDDDDHEEILEHVDGLTNAEDREEVDAKEEEGQIVGDTLTLKSSLRKVDSNSTEAEKREKKKVQWVDVIGKELAEIREFEPSDEDDIDSDRGKTCVCIIL